In one window of Sciurus carolinensis chromosome X, mSciCar1.2, whole genome shotgun sequence DNA:
- the LOC124971597 gene encoding tumor rejection antigen P815A-like, with protein sequence MSDNNKQDLVPGGQSEADEEGGLDPGSLGGAVVPVEWLAAVAEVAAFLAFQMIVKAFEEKGHEEEVAWPATMENKNIEPEDEEDNEEEGGEHEDYSEEEEEEEEECAAAAGAYFPESRLLGAETKYKLGFYFRDFLVPEPLSFLAKEATACNYEISDEESEESGVEEDEEEVDENEDLEEGPKKDLDSAESRFF encoded by the exons ATGTCTGACAACAACAAGCAAGACCTGGTCCCAGGTGGCCAGAGCGAAGCTGATGAAGAGGGAGGCCTGGACCCCGGGTCCCTCGGAGGTGCCGTGGTGCCTGTGGAGTGGTTGGCTGCAGTGGCAGAAGTTGCGGCTTTCCTGGCGTTCCAGATGATTGTAAAAGCCTTTGAGGAGAAGGGGCATGAGGAGGAAGTGGCCTGGCCTGCCACCATGGAGAACAAGAATATAGAGCCt gaagatgaagaagataaCGAGGAAGAAGGTGGAGAGCATGAGGACTACagcgaggaggaggaagaggaggaggaggaatgtgCGGCAGCTGCAGGTGCCT ATTTTCCTGAGAGTAGATTACTGGGTGCTGAAACCAAGTATAAGCTGGGATTTTATTTCCGTGACTTTCTGGTCCCTGAGCCTCTGTCATTTCTGGCTAAAGAAGCAACTGCATGTAACTACGAAATTTCTGATGAAGAGTCTGAAGAATCTGGAGTTGAGGAGGACGAAGAGGAAGTAGATGAAAATGAAGATCTAGAAGAAGGACCCAAAAAGGATCTGGACTCAGCAGAGAGCCGCTTCTTTTAG